From a single Chlamydia muridarum str. Nigg genomic region:
- the nqrF gene encoding NADH:ubiquinone reductase (Na(+)-transporting) subunit F codes for MSWLSSLYPIFIASTAFCALGLLLVAIILLSRKFLIKVHPCKLRINNDDSLTKTVDSGKTLLSSLLDSGIAIPSPCGGKAACKQCKIRITKNVDEPLETDRSTFSKQQLEQGWRLSCQTKVQHDMNLEIEERYFNASSWEGTVVSNENVATFIKELVLSVDPARPIPFKPGGYLQITVPSYKTNTSDWKQTMDPQYYSDWETFHLFDKVIDHQSLDANSANKAYSLASYPAELPLIKFNIRIATPPFINKSPDPTIPWGVCSSYIFSLKPGDKVTVSGPYGESFMKEDNRPVIFLIGGAGSSFGRSHILDLLLSKHTNRELTLWYGARSLKENIYQEEYEKLEKEFPNFHYHLVLSQPLQEDLDKGWDSKDPIKTNFLFKAFELGQLSKLPNPEDYLYYVCGPALHNSSILTLLDNYGVERSSIILDDFGS; via the coding sequence ATGTCTTGGCTTTCAAGCCTGTACCCTATTTTTATTGCTTCTACCGCATTTTGTGCTTTAGGCCTTCTTCTTGTAGCCATCATCCTTCTTTCCAGGAAATTTCTTATCAAAGTGCATCCCTGTAAACTGAGAATCAATAATGATGACTCTCTTACTAAAACTGTAGATAGCGGAAAAACGCTCCTTTCCTCTTTGCTTGATTCTGGGATTGCTATCCCTTCTCCTTGCGGAGGAAAAGCCGCATGCAAGCAATGTAAAATTCGCATTACAAAAAATGTCGATGAGCCATTAGAAACGGATCGCTCTACCTTCTCAAAGCAACAGTTGGAACAAGGCTGGCGACTTTCCTGCCAAACGAAAGTACAACATGATATGAACTTAGAAATTGAAGAACGTTATTTCAATGCTTCATCCTGGGAAGGCACAGTTGTATCAAACGAGAATGTTGCGACCTTCATTAAAGAACTTGTTCTGTCTGTAGATCCCGCACGTCCTATTCCTTTCAAACCTGGGGGATATCTGCAAATTACCGTTCCCTCCTATAAAACTAATACCTCTGACTGGAAACAGACTATGGATCCCCAATATTATAGTGATTGGGAAACCTTCCACCTCTTTGATAAAGTGATTGATCACCAATCTTTGGATGCCAACTCTGCAAATAAAGCATATTCTCTAGCTTCTTATCCAGCAGAGCTCCCTCTTATCAAATTTAATATCCGTATCGCAACGCCTCCATTTATAAATAAATCCCCTGATCCAACGATTCCATGGGGAGTCTGTTCCTCCTATATATTCTCCCTCAAGCCAGGTGATAAGGTAACTGTATCTGGTCCTTATGGCGAATCATTCATGAAAGAAGATAACCGTCCTGTTATCTTCCTAATTGGAGGAGCTGGCTCCTCTTTTGGAAGAAGCCATATTCTTGATTTATTATTAAGCAAACATACAAACCGAGAGCTTACGTTATGGTATGGTGCCCGCTCTCTTAAGGAAAATATTTATCAAGAAGAGTATGAGAAATTAGAAAAGGAATTTCCTAACTTTCACTACCATCTTGTTCTATCTCAACCTTTGCAGGAAGACTTAGATAAAGGATGGGACAGTAAAGACCCAATCAAAACGAACTTTTTGTTTAAAGCTTTTGAGCTCGGACAACTGAGCAAGCTTCCCAATCCAGAAGACTATCTATACTATGTTTGTGGTCCAGCACTTCACAACAGCAGTATTCTTACTTTACTTGATAACTACGGAGTTGAGCGGTCTTCTATTATCCTGGATGATTTTGGAAGCTAA
- a CDS encoding FtsK/SpoIIIE family DNA translocase: MRKERKKASVSLSPQTVFAIKTCIYLALACFSGLSLWSFQHNQPYTQNWIGLLGWSLSSFLLYNFGVAAFLIPLYFGFLSFLNMKKTPAPLAFRKAVAFGTVPVCCAILLSMVSPAQNLPQFLATRVPMVVMDLQPPKAYLGGIPFYLLYDGNSFSLKLLIGAVGTGLIFLAILLCAICYLIPKSFVLKKKALLDALLKFLKNKSYACWSACKKLLKNLVNNKSYCPEPSLRVPAPSSFAKKEVLKLPTPVISLPLENKDLHDGDSSNRTIFLSPPHPAKRTLAPQKKPDLPDLLQKRTSSTPIPSSSPSPFIVAGEAPDLPQYHLLSKRNIRRPESLLEELKKKAAILQQTLASFGIDASIGNICSGPTLAAFEVLPNTGVKVQKIKALENDIALNLQASSIRIIAPIPGKAAVGIEIPNPDPQPVNFRDLLEDYQKGTQRLQVPLLLGKKANGDNFWTDLATMPHLIIAGTTGSGKSVCINTIVMSLIMTSPPTDVKLVIVDPKKVELTGYSQLPHMLTPVITESKEAHSALIWLVREMELRYEILRFLGLRNIQSFNSRTRNVDIEASYDKEIPEKMPFIVGIIDELSDLLLSSSHDIETPIVRLAQMARAVGIHLILATQRPSRDVITGLIKANFPSRIAFKVANKVNSQIIIDEPGAENLMGNGDMLVVSPGSFAPLRVQGAYICDDDINKVIKDLCSRFPCKYVIPSFDTYDDSSSMDPESLDPLFNQAKTLVLQTGNASTTFLQRKLKIGYARAASIIDQLEEARIVGPSEGAKPRQILVQLSNQED; encoded by the coding sequence ATGAGAAAAGAACGAAAGAAAGCCAGCGTTTCTCTTTCTCCACAAACAGTCTTTGCTATCAAAACCTGCATCTATCTAGCCTTGGCCTGTTTCTCAGGACTTAGTTTATGGAGCTTTCAGCATAACCAACCTTACACGCAAAATTGGATAGGTTTGCTCGGATGGTCTCTTAGTTCTTTCCTATTATATAACTTTGGAGTAGCCGCCTTTCTAATCCCTCTTTACTTCGGCTTTCTTTCTTTCTTGAATATGAAAAAAACTCCCGCCCCACTAGCCTTTAGAAAGGCGGTAGCTTTCGGCACTGTTCCTGTTTGTTGCGCCATACTGTTATCCATGGTTTCTCCTGCACAAAATCTTCCCCAGTTTTTGGCTACAAGAGTTCCTATGGTTGTTATGGACCTTCAACCTCCAAAAGCTTATTTAGGGGGCATTCCTTTTTACCTGCTATATGATGGGAACTCTTTTTCCTTAAAACTATTAATTGGCGCAGTGGGAACTGGATTAATTTTTCTCGCTATATTGCTTTGCGCAATCTGCTACCTTATTCCCAAGTCTTTTGTGTTAAAAAAAAAAGCACTTCTAGACGCTCTCCTCAAATTTCTCAAAAACAAATCTTACGCATGTTGGAGCGCCTGCAAAAAGCTTTTAAAAAATCTTGTTAATAATAAGTCCTATTGTCCCGAGCCTTCACTTCGAGTACCCGCTCCATCTTCTTTCGCCAAAAAAGAAGTTTTAAAACTTCCAACCCCCGTGATTTCCCTCCCTCTGGAAAATAAAGACCTCCATGATGGCGACTCCTCTAATCGCACTATTTTTCTCTCTCCACCACATCCTGCGAAAAGAACTCTGGCTCCTCAAAAGAAACCGGATCTTCCAGACCTTTTACAAAAAAGAACTTCTTCAACGCCTATACCATCTTCATCGCCATCTCCCTTTATAGTGGCAGGAGAGGCTCCCGATTTACCGCAATACCATCTGTTAAGTAAACGGAACATACGACGGCCGGAATCGCTTTTAGAAGAATTAAAAAAGAAAGCCGCTATTTTACAACAAACTTTGGCAAGTTTTGGCATAGATGCTTCCATTGGGAACATTTGCTCCGGCCCCACCCTTGCAGCATTTGAAGTTCTCCCTAATACAGGAGTTAAAGTACAGAAAATCAAGGCTCTAGAAAATGATATCGCGTTAAATTTACAAGCTTCCAGCATTCGCATTATTGCTCCAATCCCAGGGAAGGCCGCTGTTGGAATTGAAATCCCTAACCCAGATCCCCAACCTGTAAACTTCCGTGATTTACTAGAAGACTACCAAAAAGGTACCCAGAGACTTCAAGTTCCTTTGCTCCTTGGAAAAAAAGCTAATGGAGATAATTTTTGGACTGACCTAGCAACCATGCCTCACTTAATTATTGCCGGGACCACTGGATCTGGAAAATCTGTCTGTATCAACACAATTGTCATGTCTCTCATCATGACTTCTCCCCCTACAGATGTTAAACTTGTGATTGTAGACCCTAAAAAAGTAGAATTGACTGGTTACTCACAGCTCCCTCATATGTTAACGCCCGTTATTACGGAGTCCAAAGAAGCTCATAGCGCCTTAATTTGGCTTGTTCGAGAGATGGAGCTTCGCTATGAAATCCTACGATTTTTAGGGCTACGGAATATCCAATCATTCAACTCTCGAACTCGCAATGTAGATATTGAAGCTTCTTACGACAAAGAAATCCCAGAAAAAATGCCTTTCATTGTCGGTATTATTGATGAGCTCTCAGATTTACTTCTTTCTTCCTCTCATGACATCGAAACGCCTATAGTGCGTTTAGCTCAAATGGCTAGAGCCGTGGGGATTCACCTCATTTTAGCAACACAACGTCCTTCTCGAGACGTCATCACAGGATTAATCAAAGCAAACTTCCCGTCTCGAATTGCTTTCAAAGTCGCGAACAAAGTGAATAGTCAAATTATTATCGACGAACCGGGAGCAGAAAATTTGATGGGGAACGGAGACATGCTAGTGGTTTCTCCAGGATCCTTTGCACCTTTGCGCGTACAGGGAGCCTATATTTGCGATGACGATATTAACAAAGTCATTAAAGATTTATGTTCAAGATTCCCTTGTAAGTATGTAATTCCTTCATTTGATACGTACGACGACTCCTCTTCTATGGATCCAGAGAGTCTAGATCCTTTATTTAATCAGGCAAAAACTCTTGTATTGCAAACAGGGAATGCCTCAACAACTTTCCTCCAAAGAAAACTCAAAATTGGCTACGCTAGAGCAGCAAGTATTATTGACCAGCTGGAGGAAGCGAGAATTGTAGGCCCTTCAGAAGGAGCCAAACCACGTCAAATACTGGTCCAACTATCAAATCAGGAAGATTAA
- a CDS encoding histone H1-like protein HC1, with product MALKDTAKKMTDLLESIQQNLLKAEKGNKAAAQRVRTESIKLEKIAKVYRKESIKAEKMGLMKRSKVAAKKAKAAAKKPAKATKVVTKKACTKKTCATKAKAKPVKKAATKTKAKVTKKVRSTKK from the coding sequence ATGGCGCTAAAAGATACGGCAAAAAAAATGACAGATTTGTTGGAAAGTATCCAACAAAACTTGCTAAAAGCGGAAAAAGGGAATAAAGCCGCAGCACAGCGAGTTCGTACTGAATCCATCAAATTAGAAAAAATTGCGAAAGTTTATCGCAAAGAGTCCATTAAAGCAGAAAAAATGGGCTTGATGAAAAGAAGTAAAGTAGCTGCTAAAAAAGCTAAAGCTGCTGCTAAAAAACCTGCCAAAGCCACTAAAGTTGTAACGAAAAAAGCTTGTACAAAAAAAACTTGCGCTACTAAGGCAAAAGCTAAACCAGTAAAAAAAGCCGCTACTAAAACGAAAGCTAAAGTGACGAAAAAAGTTCGTTCAACAAAAAAATAA
- the yajC gene encoding preprotein translocase subunit YajC codes for MFSRVLFSILFFLGCCPSLFADVDSPQRATFGQPAVMLGIAIVFFYFILWRPEQKRRQAMEKRKSELAVGDKVTAMGIVGTIAEIREHTVVLNIASGKIEILKAAISEIFKAEK; via the coding sequence ATGTTCTCTCGTGTGTTGTTTAGTATCCTTTTCTTTCTAGGATGTTGCCCATCTTTATTTGCAGATGTTGATTCTCCTCAACGAGCAACATTTGGACAGCCTGCAGTGATGTTAGGAATTGCTATCGTCTTTTTCTATTTTATCTTATGGCGACCAGAACAAAAACGCCGCCAAGCTATGGAAAAAAGAAAAAGCGAGTTAGCAGTTGGAGATAAAGTGACTGCTATGGGCATCGTTGGAACGATTGCCGAAATCCGTGAACACACTGTTGTTCTGAATATCGCTTCTGGAAAAATTGAAATCCTTAAAGCAGCTATTTCAGAAATTTTTAAGGCTGAAAAATAA
- a CDS encoding SET domain-containing protein, whose protein sequence is MTISCTQDTLYLSLHGGVASANPYPISRVEKLLQFSFLPQLQFQDPVIEKRIQRLCYREEKRLAISSLTKWLGQLHKQQLRAPTIPPVAICWIDALIGYGVFAREFIPAWSYIGEYTGILRRRQALWLDENDYCFRYPVPRHSFRYFTIDSGKLGNITRFINHSDNPNLEAVGAFENGIFHIIIRAIKDIFPGEELCYHYGPLYWKHRKKREEFIPQEE, encoded by the coding sequence ATGACCATTAGCTGCACTCAAGACACCCTATATCTCTCTTTACATGGAGGGGTTGCCTCCGCCAACCCTTATCCCATATCAAGAGTGGAGAAACTTTTACAGTTCTCGTTTCTTCCCCAACTTCAATTCCAAGATCCCGTAATAGAAAAACGAATACAACGACTATGTTACCGAGAAGAAAAACGCCTAGCTATTTCCTCTTTAACAAAATGGTTGGGGCAATTACATAAGCAGCAACTCCGAGCTCCTACAATCCCTCCTGTTGCCATCTGTTGGATTGATGCTCTTATAGGATATGGAGTTTTTGCTCGCGAATTCATTCCTGCATGGAGCTATATCGGGGAATACACGGGAATTTTGCGTAGACGACAAGCTCTTTGGTTAGATGAAAATGATTACTGCTTTCGCTATCCAGTCCCCCGCCATTCCTTTCGATATTTTACCATCGATAGTGGGAAGCTAGGGAACATTACCCGCTTTATTAATCACAGCGATAACCCCAACCTAGAAGCTGTTGGGGCTTTTGAAAATGGCATATTCCATATTATTATTCGGGCTATCAAAGACATTTTTCCTGGAGAGGAACTCTGCTATCACTACGGTCCGTTATATTGGAAACACCGCAAAAAGCGAGAGGAGTTTATCCCTCAAGAAGAGTAA
- a CDS encoding MBL fold metallo-hydrolase, which translates to MEGFFPIASGSKGNCAYLGTEACKILVDLGISKQAVVDALHSMDIPPEDIQGILITHEHSDHIAGLRSFIKTYRTPIICNIETARSLRQLLDLCPTFKIFTTGHNFSMEDLRIQTFNVPHDAVDPVGFIFQYSGVKLGFCTDLGWGTSWITHLLYDCDYLLIESNHDPEMVLQSSRPESCKQRILSKQGHISNAECGALLRQVLTPRIKKIYLAHLSLECNTAEKALNTVSSAIQDITNVRPIIAQSSGITDPVFFSSPSLV; encoded by the coding sequence ATGGAAGGCTTTTTCCCCATAGCTTCGGGATCCAAGGGCAATTGCGCCTATCTAGGGACAGAGGCATGCAAAATACTCGTGGACCTAGGGATTAGCAAACAAGCTGTGGTTGATGCTTTGCATTCTATGGACATTCCACCCGAAGATATTCAGGGTATTTTAATCACTCACGAGCACTCCGATCATATTGCTGGACTTAGAAGCTTTATTAAAACCTACAGAACTCCAATCATATGTAACATAGAGACCGCCCGCAGTTTACGCCAACTTTTAGATCTGTGCCCCACTTTTAAAATTTTTACAACAGGGCATAACTTTTCTATGGAAGATCTTCGCATTCAAACATTTAATGTGCCGCATGATGCCGTAGATCCTGTAGGATTTATTTTTCAATATTCTGGAGTCAAATTAGGATTTTGCACAGATTTAGGATGGGGAACATCTTGGATTACACATCTATTATATGATTGCGACTACCTGCTAATAGAATCTAATCACGATCCCGAAATGGTCCTTCAATCTTCACGACCGGAGAGTTGCAAACAACGCATTCTTAGCAAACAAGGTCATATTTCCAATGCAGAATGCGGAGCCTTGCTTCGGCAGGTACTCACTCCCCGAATTAAAAAAATTTATCTTGCACATCTTTCTCTCGAATGTAATACAGCAGAAAAAGCTTTAAACACTGTGTCCTCTGCTATTCAAGATATCACAAATGTTCGCCCAATAATTGCTCAAAGCTCTGGTATCACAGATCCTGTTTTCTTTTCTTCTCCGAGCCTTGTATGA
- a CDS encoding YbhB/YbcL family Raf kinase inhibitor-like protein, with amino-acid sequence MQLTSQAFSYGRPIPKKYSCQGVGISPPLSFSDIPSEAKSLALIVEDPDVPANVREDGLWIHWIVYNLSPIVSNLAEGAQIFAVQGINTAGEIGYCPPCPPDAKHRYYFYAYALDVVLPEEEGVTKEQLLEAMEGHILATAELMGTYEQD; translated from the coding sequence ATGCAACTTACTTCGCAGGCTTTTTCTTATGGCCGTCCGATTCCTAAAAAATATTCATGTCAGGGGGTTGGAATCTCTCCTCCGCTTTCTTTTTCTGATATCCCTTCAGAAGCTAAAAGCCTTGCTCTTATTGTTGAAGACCCAGATGTCCCTGCCAATGTTCGGGAAGATGGGTTGTGGATCCATTGGATAGTATATAACCTCTCTCCCATAGTATCTAATCTTGCAGAGGGAGCTCAAATTTTTGCTGTTCAAGGGATAAATACAGCAGGAGAAATAGGCTATTGCCCTCCTTGTCCGCCAGACGCAAAGCATCGCTATTACTTCTATGCCTATGCATTGGACGTTGTTCTCCCTGAAGAAGAGGGAGTAACAAAAGAACAGTTGTTAGAGGCTATGGAAGGACATATCCTTGCCACAGCGGAACTGATGGGCACTTATGAACAAGATTAG